The Magnolia sinica isolate HGM2019 chromosome 3, MsV1, whole genome shotgun sequence genome includes the window TCTCCATACTCGAGTATCTCGTTTCTGTCAGAACTAGTGCTTTGCTGGTATAATAGATAGGATGTTGCTTGCCTCCAGCTTCTCTGATAAGGGCCAAGATGATGTCTAACGCAAAAACTACCAAATAAATAAGCAATGGCTCTCCTTCCTCTAGCTTGGACAGTAGTGGTGATGACCCCAAGTATTGCTTTAACCGTTGAAAGGCTTGCTCGCAATCTAGGGTCCACTCTGCTTTAACCGTTGGGAGGCACTTATCAGTGGCTCTGGAGATGAAAGGGTTGAGCCAGCAACCCTTCCAGTGAGGCACTAGATCTCCTTCATTATTCGAGGTGAACTCATGTCGAGGAGAGCTTTAATCTTATCGGGATTTGCCTCGATTCTCCTCTGACTGACTTGGAAACCAAGGAATTTCCTTGACCCTACACCAAAAACACATTTGGCTGGATTTAACTTCATACGATACCGCCACAGGATTGAGAAGGTCTCTTGGAGTTCTTATACATGATCGGATGCTCTTCacgagcatatcatcaacataaacttCCATAGTTTGGCCAATCTGCTGAGCAAACATTTGGTTGACCAACCTCTGATATGTTGTGCCAGCATTTTTGAGGCTGAACGACATGACCTGGTAACAGTATAGCCCTTTGTTTGTGACGAAGGTCATCTTCTGTTTATCTGGAGGGTGCATTGCTATCTGATTGTAGCTGGAGTATGCGTCCATGAAGGTGAGAAGCTCATGCCCAGTCGTGCTGTTGACCAATTGGTCGATCCTGGAAAGAGggaagctatctttggggcaAGCTTTATTCAGATCCGAGTAATCCATGTAGACCCGCCAGTTCGCATTAGCTTTCTTCATGAGCATTACGTTCGCGATCTAATCTGGGTAATGAATTTCTTCGATGAAGCTAGTGCCGAGGAGTTTAGAGACCTCATTGACAATTGCAGCATACCTCTCAGGCTCGAAGGCTCTTCTTTTCTGTTTCACTGGCTTATGCTTAGGTCCCACATTCAACTTGTGGATGATCACCTTCGGAAGGATACCTGGCATATCATGATGAGACCAGGTGAAGACATCTCTGTGCTACTTTAGGAAGTTAAGCATCAATGTCCGTTGGTTATCAGATAGCAACGATCTGAGCTAAACTGTCTTGGTCAGATCCGCGTCAtcaagaagaaggaccacgatcAAGCATGTTGACTGTATGGGCCTATTTTACCGTTCCCTTCCTAATTGCCACAGGGTAGCAATGGCGCACCTCCCGTTGGTCTCCTCAAAGGTATCCAATTCCCCCTAGTGCAGGGAATTTCATCATTGAGTGGTACGTAGATACTACTACCCTCATGAAGTTGAGGGAAGGTCACGCGAGGATGATATTGTAAGTCGAGGGCGTGTTTACTACCAGGAAGTCTACCAATAGGGTGACCTAGTTCCGACCTTCTCCAGCCATCACTGGGAGGGAGATCGCTCCCTCTAAAATTACTTTATCGCCCACAAAGCTGTGCAACGCGGTCTGGATGGGTCGAAGGCATGATTTGTTGATTCTCATTTTATCGAATGCTTCGGAATACATGATGTCGGCCGAGCTCCCAATGTCAATCAGAAATCGGTATACCTTTCGATTGGCTATGGTCATTGCGACTACCAACGTATCATCATGGGGGTGCTGAATCCCTTACGTGTCGTCTTTCGTGAATGTCAAACTGCACGAGCTCATCCGAGGCTCCTTACTCGGCCTTTCTGCAAGATAGACGTAATGCTTGGGGTCAGTACTATGAGCATGGGCTTTTTGAGCTTGATTCAAATCCCCACCTCCTAATGGCCCCCATATATCGTTCAGATCTCGACAACATCGTCCGCTGCTCGGCTCAACGGTTCGTCCTTCCGAGGTTGTTTCTCTTCCTTCACATACTGCAGCAGATGCCCTTTACGAATAAGggtttcaatttcttctttcaagtTGACACACTCACTGGTGTTATGCCCATGATCACGATGAAAGTGACAGTACCTGCGCTTGTCCTGCTGG containing:
- the LOC131238952 gene encoding uncharacterized protein LOC131238952, which gives rise to MLMKKANANWRVYMDYSDLNKACPKDSFPLSRIDQLVNSTTGHELLTFMDAYSSYNQIAMHPPDKQKMTFVTNKGLYCYQVMSFSLKNAGTTYQRLVNQMFAQQIGQTMEVYVDDMLVKSIRSCIRTPRDLLNPVAVSATDKCLPTVKAEWTLDCEQAFQRLKQYLGSSPLLSKLEEGEPLLIYLVVFALDIILALIREAGGKQHPIYYTSKALVLTETRYSSMEKLALRLVLSTRRLLPYFQAHSIIVITDSLL